The genomic region GAGCCGCAGCGCGGGCAGGCGGGCGCGCCGGCGTCGCCGCCGTGGCGTCCCAGGCCCGGGCGGTACCCCAGCTCGACCTCGACGGGGCCGCCCGCCGGGCGCGGGCCGGGCGGGGCGATGCCGTACTCGACGAGCCGCTGCCGGCCCGCCTCGCTGAGCCAGTCCGTGGTCCACGCGGGGGCGAGCACGAGCCGGACGTCGACCGCGGGGGCGCCGGCCCGCTCGAGCGCGGCGCGGACGTCGCTGCGGATCTCGTCCATCGCCGGGCAGCCGGAGTACGTCGGCGTGATGTCGACGTGGACGGTGCCCGCCTCGTCGACGACGACGTCGCGGAGGATGCCGAGGTCGGCGATGGTCAGCACGGGGATCTCGGGGTCGGTGACCTGCTCGAGCACGAGCAGCGCCTCGGCGGCGTCCACGACGGCCCCGGCTACCAGGTCGCGCCGGGGTGGGAGCGGGCCACGTGCTGCATCTCGGCGAGCAGGTAGCCCAGGTGCTCGGTGTGGACGCCGCGGCGCCCGCCGGTCGGCGCCCAGGTCGTGGTCGGCCTGCGCAGCCGGGCGTCGGCGAGCACCGCGTCGACCGTGCTGTCCCACCGCTCGCGCAGCGGGGCGGGGTCGGGAGCCACCCCGGCGGCGACGCAGCGGGCGAGCACGTCGTCGGTCTCGAACAGCTCGGCCGCGTACGGCCACACCGCGTCCAGGCCCGCCTGCACGCGCCGGGCGGACTCCTCGGTGCCGTCGCCG from Aquipuribacter hungaricus harbors:
- the paaD gene encoding 1,2-phenylacetyl-CoA epoxidase subunit PaaD is translated as MDAAEALLVLEQVTDPEIPVLTIADLGILRDVVVDEAGTVHVDITPTYSGCPAMDEIRSDVRAALERAGAPAVDVRLVLAPAWTTDWLSEAGRQRLVEYGIAPPGPRPAGGPVEVELGYRPGLGRHGGDAGAPACPRCGSSATEELARFASTACKSLWRCTACREPFDRFKEL